In the genome of Acidobacteriota bacterium, the window ATCAGTAGGAGATGCCCATTGCCATTCATCTAACAGGCACCGTTGTGCTCTCCCTCCCCGGAACCTCCATCGGCCCTCCGGGTTGGGGCGGAAAGGCGCCGTCTTCGTCGTCGCTTCTCCTCGCAATGAATAGCATTGGCTCGTCGTCGCTCCTGGAATGCGGCGCCGTTGCGCTCCGAAACATGGCAACCCCATGTCTGAGACAGAACACTAGCCGGTGGACTCCTCCTCGACATACTTTCGGTATTGATCGGCGGTGAGAAGATTGTCGAGGTCACTGGAATCGACCAACCTGATCCTGACAAACCAGGCTTCTCCGTAGGGGTCCTCGTTGACCAGTTCGGGAGAGGACCCCAGGTTCGAATTGACGGCCACCACCTCTCCAGCCACGGGAGCGTAGACTTCGGATACGGCCTTCACGGACTCTACATTTGCCAGAACCTCATCGGCGGCAAAGACATGGCCGATCTCAGGCAACTCGACGAAAACGACGTCTCCCAACTCCTTTTGGGCGTGATCGGTAATGCCCACGGTCCCGCCAGCTCCCTCGACTCGAATCCATTCGTGCTGTTTGCTGTACCGACAGTCTTCGGGAAGTTTCATAGGGGATCTCCGGGATTTAGCCAGGGAAAGCGGGTCAACGCCTCCGTCTCCGATAGAATGGGGTCTTCACCACTTCGGCGGGAACCAGGCGTTTTCTGACCTGTATATCCAGCCGGTTGCCCCGGAGGGCTTCACCCTCGTTCACATAGGCCAGCCCGATGTTTTTCTGGAGAAAGGGAGCAGGGCTGCCGCTGGTGACCCAACCGATTTTCCGGCCGTTTCTGAGCACGTCATATCCGTCACGGCCGATTCCCGGCCCCCGCATCTCGAAACCAACCAGCTTCTTTTGCACTCCCGTCTCGAGTTGGGCGGCCAGGGCGGTCTTTCCCGTGAATTCAGGCTTGTCCATGCGAACCATCCACCCCAATCCCGCTTCCCAGGGCGTTGTGGCTTCATCGATCTCGTGCCCGTAGAGAGCCATTTTGGCCTCCAGGCGCAACGTATTGCGTGCGCCCAGTCCTGCCGGAAGCAACTCCCGGGACTGTCCCGACCGGCTCAGGGCCTCCCAGACAGCCTCGGCCGCAACGGGTGGGAAGTAAATTTCAAAGCCGTCTTCCCCGGTGTATCCGGTGCGCGCAACCAGGCTCGGAACGTTCTGAATCTGCCCGCGTCGGAAACGGTAGTAGCCGATTTCAGTCAGATCCAGATCGACCAGAGGCTGGAGGACCGATTCGGACTCGGGACCTTGTATGGCCAACTGCACGTATTGATGGCTGACGTCGGTGACCCGGGCCCCAAATCGGTTCTGCCGGCAAATGTGGTGATAATTCCTGCCGGTGTTTCCGGCATTGACACAAAGGAGAAAGCGGCTTTCTTCCAGCCGATGGACCAGAATGTCATCCACAAAGGTCCCCTGCTCGGTGAGCAGGGCGGAGTACTGGATCTGACCGAGTTGGAGGCGTCCGGCATCGTTGCAGGTGGCCTGCTGCACCAGAGCCAGGCTGCCGGGTCCGTCGATCTCGATCTCTCCCATGTGGCTGACGTCGAACAGACCGACCCTCGTCCGCACAGCCAGATGCTCCCGCACGATTCCGGAGTATTCGATGGGCATTTCCCAGCCGCCAAAAGCGCCCATCCTGGCTCCCAGCCTTTGATGCAACCGGTGCAGGGGCGTCTTCTTCAGGGGAGACGTCATGGGCTGGCGGTCTCGGAAGGAGGCATCAAGCGTGGCAAATTAACATACCCGCCAGGAGGCGTCAAGCCAATCGGCCGGCCGCTCAAAGGGCGTTCCGAAGGGCCTCGAAACCGAGTCAAATTCCGGCGACGGCAGACCGATTCAGCCTTCGGCGAGGAGGGCTTCCCGGGTTTGCTATAATCACCGGAAATTCCAGCTCGGGAGCGACCGCCGGGAATGGTCCCCAATTTCACAAACGAGAGTGCGCGAGGGAACCCATGGCACCACAAACGCTTGTTGATCTCTTCGAGGAAGCCGTAATCCGCAAGAGTCGGCCTGACGCCTTGCTGGTCAAACGCGACGCAGACTTTCAGCCGCTGTCCTCGGCCGAAATCCGCAACCAGGTCCAGGGCCTGATTGCCGGACTGGTGAGTCTGGGAGCAGAGCCCGGAGACCGAATCGCCCTCTTGTCGGAAAACAGGCCCGAATGGCTGGTTTCGGACATCGCCATCCTTTCCGCCGGCGCCATCAACGTTCCCGTCTATCCGACGCTGCCCTCGAACCAGATCGAGGGTCTCCTCAACGACGCCGGCGTCAAGATCATCATCCTGTCCACGCCGGAACAACTCGAGAAGATTCGGGAAATCCAGTCGAAGATTCCCAGTCTCCAAGTCACGGTGGTCATGGACCTGGAAGAACCGGAATCCGACAGCCTGCGGAGTTTCGACAGCCTGCGGGACCAGGGCCTGCAGGCCTGGCAGCAAGACCCGGAGGGGTATCTGAAGGTCCGTCAAGGCATCGAACCGCAAGACGTGGCCACCATCATCTACACCTCCGGCACCACCGGGTCGCCCAAGGGAGTCATGCTCTCCCATGCCAACATCGTGGCCAACGTCCTGGAACTCAGCCGGGTATTGGACTTCGATCACAAGGACAGCGTCCTTTCCCTGCTGCCGCTCAGCCATATTTTCGAACGGGTGGCGCACTACCTCATGTTCTATTGCGGGGTAAGCATCGCATACGCCGAAAGCATCGAAAAGGTCCCGATCAACATGCAGGAGGTCCACCCCACGGTGGTGGCTTGCGTCCCCAGATTCTTCGAGAAGCTCTACGACCGAGTCATGGAATCCCGGCAACTCAGCTCCGGCCTGAAACGCATCCTGGGCGAGTGGGCCTTCGGGGTAGGGGAGCGCCATACCCGTCACATCCTTCGGGGGACCAGCCCACCCCCCGGCCTGGCATTCCAGCGATTTCTGGCCTCCAAGCTTGTATTCGCCAAGCTCCAACAGCGCATTGGCGGCCGCCTGCGTTTCTTTATCTCGGGAGGCGCCCCTCTCGACCCCAGCCTGGCCGAGTTCTTCCTCAGCGCCGGAATCCTGGTCCTGGAGGGCTATGGCCTCACCGAAACCTCACCGGTGATCGCGGTCAACCTGCCCAACCGCTTCAGGTTCGGAACGGTGGGGCC includes:
- a CDS encoding long-chain fatty acid--CoA ligase, with the protein product MAPQTLVDLFEEAVIRKSRPDALLVKRDADFQPLSSAEIRNQVQGLIAGLVSLGAEPGDRIALLSENRPEWLVSDIAILSAGAINVPVYPTLPSNQIEGLLNDAGVKIIILSTPEQLEKIREIQSKIPSLQVTVVMDLEEPESDSLRSFDSLRDQGLQAWQQDPEGYLKVRQGIEPQDVATIIYTSGTTGSPKGVMLSHANIVANVLELSRVLDFDHKDSVLSLLPLSHIFERVAHYLMFYCGVSIAYAESIEKVPINMQEVHPTVVACVPRFFEKLYDRVMESRQLSSGLKRILGEWAFGVGERHTRHILRGTSPPPGLAFQRFLASKLVFAKLQQRIGGRLRFFISGGAPLDPSLAEFFLSAGILVLEGYGLTETSPVIAVNLPNRFRFGTVGPPLPGLEVRIAEDGEVLTRGPSVMLGYYNRPEETREVIKEGWFHTGDIGQLDPDGFLQITDRKKDLIVTAGGKNVAPQPIERLLKSSPVLLNAVVLGDRRPYLCALVVPNPETITDHAREQGLSFGSYGELLQSPKIREFLMNAVEESTAGLASFETVKKIIPVEKDFTIEDGELTPTLKVKRRVVEKRFKNEIEALYAESPSKPE
- the gcvT gene encoding glycine cleavage system aminomethyltransferase GcvT, with the protein product MTSPLKKTPLHRLHQRLGARMGAFGGWEMPIEYSGIVREHLAVRTRVGLFDVSHMGEIEIDGPGSLALVQQATCNDAGRLQLGQIQYSALLTEQGTFVDDILVHRLEESRFLLCVNAGNTGRNYHHICRQNRFGARVTDVSHQYVQLAIQGPESESVLQPLVDLDLTEIGYYRFRRGQIQNVPSLVARTGYTGEDGFEIYFPPVAAEAVWEALSRSGQSRELLPAGLGARNTLRLEAKMALYGHEIDEATTPWEAGLGWMVRMDKPEFTGKTALAAQLETGVQKKLVGFEMRGPGIGRDGYDVLRNGRKIGWVTSGSPAPFLQKNIGLAYVNEGEALRGNRLDIQVRKRLVPAEVVKTPFYRRRRR
- the gcvH gene encoding glycine cleavage system protein GcvH; this translates as MKLPEDCRYSKQHEWIRVEGAGGTVGITDHAQKELGDVVFVELPEIGHVFAADEVLANVESVKAVSEVYAPVAGEVVAVNSNLGSSPELVNEDPYGEAWFVRIRLVDSSDLDNLLTADQYRKYVEEESTG